A genomic segment from Gossypium hirsutum isolate 1008001.06 chromosome D04, Gossypium_hirsutum_v2.1, whole genome shotgun sequence encodes:
- the LOC107898006 gene encoding uncharacterized protein produces MGSSALNKKSNFNARSNSLPSRPHPLIPQIDEHLRRLKSDESATSSSVITGKLSGLRDLYELVHSLFQLPITQKSLAQNYNDNNELLNGSLKLLDICGLAKDALLKAKEDTQQLQSSFRRRRSDDPIFANDAKAYLASRKKANKLINKSLRDLKINKCGFADVDEATCSMLRDVEGVTFTVLKSVFSYITATMPEPKSTNWSLVSKLVHSRCVTCKGRGSETNEFERVNALLCGLIGYKSKKCGDMSNENAVIELQRLETSIEDVEDGIECVLRLLIKTRVSILNILSH; encoded by the coding sequence ATGGGTTCTTCAGCTTTGAATAAAAAATCCAATTTCAATGCTCGTTCAAACAGCTTGCCTTCTAGACCTCATCCACTTATTCCTCAAATAGATGAGCATTTACGTAGGCTAAAATCTGATGAATCCGCCACTTCTTCATCGGTTATTACCGGAAAACTAAGTGGTCTAAGAGATCTGTATGAGTTGGTTCATAGTTTGTTTCAATTACCTATCACACAAAAATCCTTAGCCCAAAACTACAATGACAACAATGAGTTGTTGAATGGATCCCTTAAGCTGTTGGATATTTGTGGTTTAGCCAAGGATGCTTTGCTGAAGGCCAAGGAAGATACCCAACAACTTCAATCGAGTTTCCGAAGACGAAGAAGCGACGATCCCATTTTCGCAAACGATGCGAAGGCCTACTTAGCATCAAGGAAGAAAGCAAACAAGTTAATAAACAAGTCTTTGAGAGATTTAAAGATCAATAAATGTGGGTTTGCTGATGTTGATGAAGCTACATGTAGCATGTTAAGAGATGTTGAAGGGGTTACTTTCACGGTGCTCAAATCGGTTTTTTCTTATATAACTGCGACGATGCCGGAACCAAAATCGACCAACTGGTCTTTAGTGTCAAAGTTGGTGCACTCGAGATGCGTAACGTGCAAGGGACGAGGTTCGGAGACGAATGAATTCGAGAGAGTGAATGCATTGCTGTGCGGTCTAATTGGTTATAAAAGTAAGAAATGTGGTGATATGAGCAATGAGAATGCAGTGATTGAGTTGCAGAGACTTGAGACAAGCATTGAAGATGTTGAAGATGGAATTGAATGTGTGCTTAGGCTTTTGATTAAAACTAGAGTTTCTATTCTCAATATCCTCAGCCATTAA
- the LOC107898005 gene encoding protein ROOT HAIR SPECIFIC 17, giving the protein MTTLKELKKLFFSLKIRRKKSERNNNTTTIHLHGSNGFYIGLKLILWRKRRRVFSFISAISGCLLLLLLSSVYFPPPTANNLFLPRHSSVVKGREALEYNFEAMFQVPASGGNLGRDLWSWSQSTFYYGCSNASKTFQTADIKTLPDRYLLIATSGGLNQQRTGIIDAVVAAYILNATLVIPRLDQQSYWKDTSCFAEIFDVNWFISYLSRDVEIIKELPPKGCKAWIPRTIRVPRKCDPTCYETRVLPVLNRTQAVELTKFDYRLSNRLDTELQKLRCRVNYHALRFTDPILKMGKLLVERMKTKAKHFIALHLRFEPDMLAFSGCYYGGGDKERAELGAIRKRWKTLHASNPEKVRRNGKCPLTPEEVGLMLRALGFGSDVHVYVASGDVYGGEESLAPLKGLFPNFHSKQTIATKEELAQFSSFSGRMAALDYIVCDQTDVFVANNNGNMARMLAGRRRYFGHKPAIRPNAKKLYKLFLGRNNMTWEEFSSRVRTYQIGFMGEPNEMKPGKGEFHENPDSCLCQAKGIETFEEKNRKDAVKMSDEYQSIEDPDWIDVDYLYKIEEFMSD; this is encoded by the exons ATGACGACGTTGAAGGAGTTgaaaaagctttttttttctctgaaaATCAGAAGAAAGAAGAGTGAACGTAATAATAATACTACTACCATCCATCTTCATGGCTCAAACGGCTTTTACATTGGCCTTAAGCTTATTCTCTGGCGGAAGCGCCGCCGTGTCTTCTCATTCATCTCCGCCATCTCCGGTTGTCTCCTCCTCTTACTTCTCTCCTCCGTTTACTTTCCTCCGCCTACCGCAAACAATCTCTTCCTTCCTCGTCACTCTTCC GTGGTGAAAGGAAGAGAAGCTTTGGAGTACAATTTTGAGGCGATGTTTCAAGTTCCG GCAAGTGGAGGAAATTTAGGTCGTGATTTATGGAGTTGGAGCCAATCGACGTTCTACTATGGATGCAGTAACGCTTCGAAAACGTTTCAAA ctGCTGATATAAAAACACTTCCCGACCGATACTTGTTGATTGCTACCAGTGGAGGGTTAAATCAACAGCGAACAGGG ATAATAGACGCTGTTGTTGCAGCATATATATTAAACGCAACTCTGGTTATTCCCAGGCTAGACCAGCAATCATATTGGAAAGATACCAG TTGTTTTGCTGAAATATTCGATGTCAACTGGTTCATTTCGTATCTCTCTCGGGATGTTGAAATCATCAAAGAGCTACCACCAAAGGGATGTAAAGCTTGGATTCCACGAACCATTCGTGTTCCAAGGAAGTGTGATCCAACATGCTACGAGACTCGTGTTCTACCTGTTCTAAATAGAACACAG GCTGTTGAGCTTACAAAGTTTGATTATAGGCTTTCAAACAGGTTAGACACAGAATTACAAAAACTAAGATGTAGGGTAAACTATCATGCTTTAAGGTTCACAGATCCCATTCTCAAAATGGGTAAACTCTTGGTTGAAAGGATGAAGACGAAAGCCAAACATTTCATTGCCTTGCACTTGAG GTTTGAACCTGATATGCTTGCATTTTCCGGATGTTATTATGGTGGAGGAGATAAAGAAAGGGCTGAACTCGGAGCAATCCGGAAAAGGTGGAAAACTTTACAT GCAAGCAACCCTGAAAAAGTAAGAAGGAACGGAAAATGCCCGCTGACACCGGAGGAAGTTGGTCTAATGCTAAGAGCATTGGGGTTTGGAAGTGATGTTCACGTTTACGTGGCGTCAGGTGATGTATATGGAGGTGAAGAGTCATTGGCTCCACTCAAAGGACTCTTCCCTAATTTTCATTCAAAACAAACTATAGCTACCAAGGAGGAGTTGGCACAATTTTCTTCATTTTCGGGTCGTATGGCCGCACTGGATTATATTGTTTGCGATCAAACCGATGTTTTCGTCGCAAACAACAACGGAAACATGGCTAGAATGTTAGCTGGTCGGAG GAGATACTTTGGACACAAACCAGCAATCCGACCTAATGCCAAGAAGCTTTACAAATTGTTCTTGGGCCGAAATAACATGACATGGGAAGAGTTTTCCTCTAGGGTTCGAACTTATCAGATCGGCTTCATGGGAGAGCCGAACGAAATGAAACCCGGCAAGGGTGAGTTTCATGAAAACCCAGATAGCTGTTTATGTCAAGCTAAAGGAATTGAAACATTTGAAGAGAAAAACAGGAAAGATGCTGTTAAAATGAGTGATGAATATCAGTCTATAGAGGATCCAGATTGGATTGATGTTGATTACTTATATAAAATTGAAGAGTTCATGTCAGATTAA
- the LOC107898540 gene encoding glycerol-3-phosphate acyltransferase 9, whose translation MNSSEGKLKSSSSELDLDRPNIEDYLPSGSSIQEPHGKLRLRDLLDISPALTEAAGAIVDDSFTRCFKSNPPEPWNWNVYLFPLWCCGVVFRYLILFPMRALILTIGWIIFLSCFIPVHFLLKGNDNLRKKMERALVELICSFFVASWTGVVKYHGPRPSMRPKQVFVANHTSMIDFIILEQMTAFAVIMQKHPGWVGLLQSTILESVGCIWFNRSEAKDREIVTRKLREHSQGADNNPLLIFPEGTCVNNQYSVMFKKGAFELGCTVCPIAIKYNKIFVDAFWNSRKQSFTMHLLQLMTSWAVVCDVWYLEPQNLRPGETPIEFAERIRDIISVRAGLKKVPWDGYLKYSRPSPKHRERKQQSFAESVLRGLELEEK comes from the exons ATGAACAGTAGTGAAGGGAAGTTGAAATCATCGAGTTCCGAATTGGATTTGGATCGACCCAACATCGAAGATTATCTCCCTTCTGGATCTTCCATTCAAGAACCACATGGCAAGCTTCGCCT GCGGGATTTGCTTGATATTTCTCCCGCTTTAACTGAAGCTGCTGGTGCTATTGTTGAT GATTCTTTCACACGGTGTTTTAAGTCGAATCCCCCGGAACCGTGGAACTGGAATGTGTATCTTTTTCCTCTCTGGTGTTGTGGTGTGGTATTTCGGTACTTGATTTTGTTCCCTATGAG GGCTTTAATTTTGACAATAGGATGGATAATATTTCTGTCATGCTTCATTCCTGTGCACTTTCTTCTCAAAGGGAACGATAACTTGCGGAAAAAGATGGAG AGGGCGTTGGTGGAGCTAATCTGCAGCTTCTTTGTTGCATCCTGGACTGGAGTTGTTAAGTACCATGGACCGCGGCCTAGCATGCGGCCCAAGCAG GTGTTTGTGGCCAATCATACTTCTATGATTGATTTCATCATATTAGAACAGATGACTGCATTTGCTGTCATTATGCAGAAGCACCCTGGATGGGTTG GACTGCTACAGAGCACTATTTTAGAGAGTGTAGGGTGTATTTGGTTTAACCGTTCAGAGGCCAAAGATCGTGAAATTGTAACAAGGAA GTTAAGGGAGCATAGTCAGGGAGCTGACAATAACCCTCTTCTCATATTTCCCGAAGGGACATGTGTAAACAATCAATACAGCGTTATGTTCAAGAAG GGTGCATTCGAACTTGGTTGCACTGTTTGCCCGATTGCAATAAAGtacaataaaatttttgttgatgCCTTTTGGAATAGCCGGAA GCAGTCCTTTACAATGCATTTATTGCAGCTTATGACATCCTGGGCTGTTGTTTGCGATGTTTGGTACCTAGAGCCCCAAAATCTAAGGCCTGGAGAAACACCCATCGAGTTTGCAGAGAG GATCAGAGACATAATCTCTGTTCGAGCAGGTCTTAAAAAGGTTCCATGGGACGGATATTTGAAGTATTCTCGCCCGAGCCCTAAGCATAGAGAGCGAAA ACAACAAAGTTTTGCCGAATCTGTTCTTCGGGGACTGGAACTGGAAGAAAAATGA